A single region of the Colletotrichum destructivum chromosome 12, complete sequence genome encodes:
- a CDS encoding uncharacterized protein (Putative zn(2)Cys(6) fungal-type DNA-binding domain, transcription factor domain, fungi) — translation MSASPKEVHSSNQPRPLACVLCQRRKVKCDRKYPCANCVKSKERCRPSIPAPARNRRQPNAELKARLARCEKLLANYVAASKEPLDFDNIDAPRQSSSIPQYQNNEFNWKPAGKLVVEGGAVRFMDNFLWATVYEELRGMRELVEQEDEAVEAEPHDWDPGASMPDYSEYLLVGGDAAYDDPGDLYPRAGQIFRLWQTFLDRVNSLTKIIHVPTLQPLVVEAASSRGTLPHNAEALLFAVYSLSVITMTEEECMTMLGSTCKTAFRRFSSGVRTSLFRAEFLKSHDLTTLQALVLHIMSIQGRCNIHGAWILNGICVRIAQKMGLHRDGELLGLPHFETEMRRRIWWQIFMLDSKFSMISGLSQSLLPRPSDCKLPKNLNDADLHTGATEPYQEREGPTEMVIPLLVYQIGFCLYQQQDLESLMLHSELSTLSSGRRTKMQSAHINGFINILEHRLNSVIEKNSDPSAGPVHEFASLLKSLVLQKVKESTCPPQEQPEWGTEILTPKDNLFKWSVMTTEHNINAYRLNKHPGFHWFLKLLFQYDVVVLMVGQLSQRLTGALVERAWQQIPALYEYHPEFLDSSQGYNIALGNFILRAWKIREDYLTSQNGIQPNEPGYIETLRKHLGSHLSRSRAGMEPPRSMEPHCHHSTTETQDGYPPIDQLFSRYLGASVSWDPLAMADPEPINRQLSTFDGLDMGTPTGW, via the exons ATGTCAGCCTCTCCTAAGGAAGTTCACTCATCAAATCAGCCACGGCCTCTAGCCTGCGTGCTTTGCCAGCGCCGGAAGGTGAAGTGCGATCGGAAATATCCGTGTGCAAACTGCGTCAAG TCTAAAGAAAGATGCAGGCCCAGTATCCCAGCACCGGCGCGGAATCGAAGGCAACCCAATGCAGAGCTAAAAGCCAGACTCGCCCGATGTGAAAAGCTTTTGGCCAATTATGTGGCAGCCAGCAAGGAGCCTCTGGATTTTGACAATATAGACGCTCCGCGACAGTCCTCGAGCATCCCGCAATATCAGAACAACGAATTCAATTGGAAACCTGCCGGAAAACTCGTCGTGGAAGGTGGAGCTGTGCGGTTCATGGACAACTTCCTCTGGGCTACAGTTTACGAGGAG TTGCGAGGCATGAGAGAGCTCGTTGaacaagaagacgaggcAGTTGAAGCAGAGCCACACGATTGGGACCCCGGAGCATCGATGCCCGACTACAGCGAGTATCTGCTTGTTGGTGGAGATGCAGCATACGACGATCCCGGAGACCTATATCCACGTGCTGGTCAGATATTTCGCCTGTGGCAAACGTTCCTTGATCGGGTCAATTCCCTCACCAAGATTATCCACGTGCCAACGTTGCAACCGCTTgtggtcgaggccgccagTAGCCGGGGAACATTACCACACAATGCCGAGGCCCTTCTCTTTGCGGTCTACAGCCTGTCTGTTATCACAATGACAGAGGAAGAATGCATGACTATGCTGGGCTCTACATGCAAGACTGCCTTCCGGCGGTTTTCCTCCGGCGTGAGGACCAGCCTGTTCCGAGCAGAATTCCTCAAGTCTCACGATCTCACGACCCTGCAAGCCCTGGTTCTGCATATT ATGTCAATCCAGGGTAGGTGCAATATCCATGGAGCTTGGATTCTCAATGGCATCTGTGTTCGTATTGCGCAGAAAATGGGCCTTCATAGAGACGGGGAGCTCCTTGGTCTTCCACACTTCGAAACCGAAATGCGGCGCCGAATTTGGTGGCAAATATTCATGCTGGACTCGAAATTCTCCATGATATCGGGCCTGAGCCAATCGCTGCTCCCTCGACCGAGCGACTGCAAACTGCCCAAGAATTTGAACGACGCGGATCTCCACACCGGTGCGACGGAGCCATATCAAGAACGCGAAGGCCCGACCGAAATGGTGATTCCACTATTGGTCTATCAGATTGGCTTCTGCCTCTATCAACAACAGGACCTCGAGTCCCTCATGCTCCACAGCGAACTGAGCACCCTGAGTTCCGGTAGAAGAACCAAAATGCAATCGGCTCATATTAATGGCTTTATCAATATTCTCGAGCATCGACTAAACAGCGTCATTGAGAAAAACTCCGACCCTTCTGCCGGCCCGGTACATGAGTTTGCGAGTCTCTTAAAGTCCCTTGTACTTCAGAAGGTTAAGGAGTCCACTTGTCCTCCGCAGGAACAGCCAGAATGGGGCACAGAGATTTTGACGCCGAAAGACAATCTCTTCAAGTGGTCTGTGATGACCACGGAACACAACATCAATGCGTACAGGTTGAACAAGCATCCTGGATTTCACTGGTTTCTGAAGCTACTCTTTCAATATGACGTTGTTGTCTTGATGGTGGGCCAGCTGAGCCAGCGCTTGACTGGAGCTTTGGTCGAAAGGGCGTGGCAACAAATCCCTGCCCTTTACGAATACCATCCTGAGTTCCTCGATTCTTCTCAAGGGTACAACATCGCTCTTGGGAACTTCATCTTGAGAGCTTGGAAAATCAGAGAGGATTACCTTACTTCTCAAAACGGGATTCAGCCAAACGAGCCGGGTTACATAGAGACACTTCGGAAGCATTTGGGTTCGCATTTGAGCAGGTCCAGGGCTGGCATGGAGCCGCCCCGGTCAATGGAGCCCCACTGCCATCACTCAACGACCGAAACACAAGATGGGTACCCTCCCATTGATCAGTTGTTCTCGAGATATCTAGGTGCGAGTGTTTCTTGGGATCCTTTGGCTATGGCAGACCCTGAACCCATCAACAGACAGTTGTCTACATTTGATGGATTGGACATGGGGACTCCCACAGGCTGGTGA